GCCCTGGTCCTGACGGCCATCGTGATCGGCTTTGCGCTGATGTGTTTTTCGCTGGCACTCGTGCTGCGCTTGATACAGCGCGTCGACACCGATGACGTGCTCGCGCTGCGGGACGCGGAGCCGGTGCCGACCGATGCCATCAAACCGCCGCGGGCAGATCCGGCGACGCAGCCGACGTGGCCACCCACGGGCGGCAGTGCCGAGGGAGGGCGGGTGTGAGTGCGCTGGCCATCTCTCCCGTGCTGGTGCCGCTGGCCACCGTCGTGGCCACGGCGTTGACCGCACAGCGGCCCCGCTTGCAGCAGGTCCTCAGTTTGGGTGGGGTTGCGGTCTTGTTGGCCTGTGCCTTGGCGCTGCTGACCCGGGCGGCAGCGGACCAGCCTATCGAGGCGGTGTTTGGCGGCTGGGGCGAGCCATTCGGGATTGCCTTCGTTATCGACCGGGTCGGGGCGGCGCTGGTGGTGATCACCGCGATCATGGGTCTGGCGGCGCTGCTGTTTTTGCTGAGTGACGCCGACACCCAGCCGCGCCACCCCCTGCTACTGCCGCTGATGCATGGGGTGCTCGTCGGTGTCGGCGGGGCGTTTGCCACGGCCGATTTATTCAATTTGTACGTGTGGTTCGAGGTGATGTTGATCTGCGCGCTGGGGCTGTTCGCCATCGGCGGGCGCACCGACCAGCTCGACGCCACGTTCAAATATTTCGTGCTCAATTTGTTGGGCACGCTGCTGCTGCTGATGGCGGTGGGGATGGTGTACGCGGTGACGGGACACCTCAATTACGGGGCGATCGCGCAGGCGCTGCCGGGCGCGGCCCCTTGGCCCACTGCGCTGGCCTTCACCGGGCTGCTGCTCGCGTTTTTGATCAAGGCGGGGGCGTTTCCG
This region of Tepidimonas taiwanensis genomic DNA includes:
- a CDS encoding sodium:proton antiporter, which encodes MIWVLAVAVGVSIAAGAYLALSRDLFRAVVGLAILGSAVNLALFASGRLGPTAPAVVLPGETVLHEAANPLPQALVLTAIVIGFALMCFSLALVLRLIQRVDTDDVLALRDAEPVPTDAIKPPRADPATQPTWPPTGGSAEGGRV